The following are from one region of the Coffea eugenioides isolate CCC68of chromosome 2, Ceug_1.0, whole genome shotgun sequence genome:
- the LOC113760134 gene encoding putative late blight resistance protein homolog R1A-3: protein MDINSLYLRSKSAFNLKGVVTALKPVVSNLLGKIKSFKQDVIDIYKTLSSCSSSESGYCLRDYELLDFIDSVLQNMIDLLSRRYFESVEDYNSALHAHIEALEDKLTFLKNFIGFAKFLGVEERELGDLLGHVQVVTLNAARLSYMCLFYKEDQEMQDPKMCSIISELLEKINPVDLQVYVTYVRVLKAPKSPESLLTTETGMQKLQDFNDSLISSLWELLGSSTSFTVSVKDEMKILYEGLRFLRSILNKPQENMNELNDKIVPVIREAGIVIFSLFLNEVKEVDVDSSAVGESADSCSMLVNTNNSVKLILDQLRVSSISGSLPSDHSFRGQEVRKTTGFKPSRGRVPMTLLDEFVVGFEDEAKKVIHRLIWVSPQFEVIPIVGMPGLGKTTLAKKVYNSPSVRARFHILCWCTVSQEYNMKNLLVQILSCVYGGVNELKVLNEDDLAEKLRQTLFKNKYLVVLDDVWDIGVWYGLRHSFPQNRNGSRVLITSRDSNVASEVQCGAEPHNLRVLTEEESWTLLQRKVFGDAGCPQELHMLGKEIATNCKGLPLTIVIIAGILSTIEDDAWSEVADSLTSTIVYATDQCKSTLELSYRHLPNYLKRCLLYFGAFREDQEIETAKLMRLWIAEGFVSAEVETVPDTEPKRMADLAEEYMMDLIGRNLVMVAKQGHTGGVKTCRIHDLLHEFCKDRAKQENFLQVLRGYGELSTFNERPYLERLSIWSKAEHFKKSRLFCPQICSLLLFSQIEESDSFMADMSFVFCIYKRLRVLDLEQIFLPHKVFPREVEALVELRYLGVQGAMSSIPSTIDKLSNLETFVVITESGTVSLPDTIWNMTKLRHLHVVGWNVTCSLPSENLENTSDLWSLDTFSTLIVSLDDRAENVIRKVPNVRQLKIQLSAAEYSVGCCNLCHLLAAECSVGCCNLSHLSSLEALEVSAESLPSNPVEFSFPLNLKELVLGGLHLPWSKISVIQELPELEVLILLGESFVGERWELTPGGFPKLMCLSLENLDVVKWEDATGGDDVFPYLRKLRLIGVLELKEVPSCLGQSASLEEIEVRDCNDSLKESVRKIGKEQEDMGIEDLKIIID, encoded by the coding sequence ATGGATATAAACTCCCTCTATCTTAGGTCAAAAAGTGCATTCAATTTGAAAGGCGTGGTCACAGCTTTGAAACCCGTCGTCTCTAATTTGCTGGGAAAAATCAAGTCCTTTAAGCAAGATGTCATCGACATATACAAAACCTTGTCGAGCTGCAGCTCATCAGAGTCCGGCTACTGCTTAAGAGACTATGAACTCTTGGACTTCATAGACTCCGTTCTACAGAACATGATCGATCTTCTCAGCCGTCGGTATTTTGAGTCCGTGGAAGATTACAACAGTGCTTTGCATGCACATATTGAGGCCCTCGAAGACAAGCTTACATtcttgaaaaatttcattggctTTGCCAAATTTCTGGGTGTTGAAGAACGTGAATTGGGAGATCTGTTGGGTCACGTTCAAGTTGTGACTCTAAATGCTGCACGCCTCTCTTACATGTGTTTGTTTTACAAGGAAGATCAAGAGATGCAGGATCCCAAGATGTGCTCCATAATCAGTGAACTACTGGAGAAGATTAACCCCGTTGACCTCCAAGTTTATGTGACATATGTCAGAGTCCTTAAAGCTCCGAAATCCCCAGAATCATTGCTTACCACGGAGACAGGTATGCAAAAATTGCAGGATTTTAATGATTCTCTCATAAGTAGTCTTTGGGAGCTACTAGGGTCCAGTACCAGCTTCACGGTTTCTGTGAAAGATGAAATGAAGATACTCTATGAGGGACTGAGATTCTTGAGAAGCATTCTAAATAAGCCGCAGGAGAATATGAATGAgctaaatgataaaattgtacCTGTTATTCGTGAGGCAGGAATTGTAATTTTCTCGCTCTTTCTGAATGAAGTGAAAGAAGTGGATGTTGACTCCTCAGCGGTCGGAGAATCTGCTGATTCTTGTTCAATGTTGGTCAATACGAACAACAGTGTTAAGCTCATTCTGGATCAGCTAAGGGTTTCAAGCATCTCAGGAAGTCTTCCTTCCGATCATAGCTTCAGAGGACAAGAAGTTCGCAAGACTACCGGTTTCAAGCCATCAAGAGGTAGAGTACCAATGACTCTTTTAGATGAATTTGTAGTTGGTTTCGAGGATGAGGCAAAAAAAGTGATTCACCGACTCATATGGGTATCGCCACAGTTCGAAGTTATTCCCATAGTGGGAATGCCTGGACTTGGCAAGACCACTTTAGCCAAAAAAGTTTACAATAGTCCCTCAGTTCGGGCTCGCTTCCATATTCTTTGTTGGTGCACTGTTTCTCAAGAATATAACATGAAGAATTTGTTAGTTCAGATTTTATCCTGTGTGTATGGGGGGGTGAATGAACTCAAAGTTctaaatgaagatgatttggcgGAAAAACTCCGTCAAACGTtattcaagaataaatatctCGTTGTTTTAGATGATGTCTGGGACATTGGGGTGTGGTATGGCTTGCGTCATTCATTCCCTCAAAATAGGAACGGAAGTCGAGTCCTAATTACAAGTCGAGACTCTAACGTGGCTTCAGAGGTACAATGTGGTGCGGAACCTCACAATCTTCGCGTGCTTACCGAAGAAGAGAGTTGGACATTATTGCAGCGGAAGGTGTTTGGAGATGCAGGTTGCCCTCAAGAACTACATATGCTTGGGAAGGAAATAGCAACAAATTGCAAGGGATTGCCTCTTACCATTGTCATCATAGCTGGAATTTTGTCAACTATAGAGGATGATGCTTGGAGTGAAGTTGCAGATAGTTTAACTTCAACCATTGTGTATGCTACAGACCAGTGCAAGAGTACATTGGAGCTGAGTTACAGGCACTTACCGAACTATTTGAAACGATGCCTTCTGTACTTCGGAGCATTTCGAGAAGATCAAGAAATTGAAACTGCGAAGTTGATGAGGCTATGGATTGCCGAAGGCTTTGTATCTGCTGAAGTTGAAACTGTGCCGGATACAGAGCCAAAGAGAATGGCGGATTTAGCAGAAGAATACATGATGGATCTTATTGGCAGAAACCTAGTCATGGTTGCCAAACAAGGACATACTGGTGGAGTCAAAACTTGTCGCATTCATGATCTATTACACGAGTTTTGTAAGGACAGAGCCAAACAAGAAAATTTCCTACAGGTGTTGCGTGGCTATGGTGAACTTTCCACTTTTAATGAGCGCCCCTACCTCGAGAGGTTGTCCATTTGGTCCAAGGCAGAGCATTTTAAGAAGTCAAGGCTATTCTGTCCACAAATATGCAGTCTACTATTGTTTAGTCAGATTGAAGAGTCTGATTCATTCATGGCTGATATGTCATTTGTCTTTTGCATCTACAAAAGACTTCGAGTGTTGgatttggagcaaatttttcTGCCGCATAAGGTTTTTCCTAGAGAGGTAGAAGCTCTCGTTGAGCTGAGATACTTGGGTGTTCAGGGTGCAATGAGTTCCATTCCCTCCACAATTGACAAGCTCTCCAACTTAGAAACTTTTGTTGTGATTACTGAATCTGGTACTGTTTCATTGCCAGATACCATATGGAACATGACCAAGTTGAGGCATCTACATGTGGTGGGCTGGAACGTTACTTGTTCTTTGCCGAGTGAAAATCTTGAAAACACCTCCGACCTCTGGAGTTTAGACACTTTTTCCACCTTGATTGTGTCTTTGGACGACAGAGCGGAAAATGTAATTAGAAAGGTTCCAAATGTCCGCCAACTGAAAATCCAACTCTCAGCGGCAGAGTACTCTGTGGGATGCTGCAACTTATGTCACCTTTTAGCTGCAGAGTGCTCTGTGGGATGCTGCAACTTAAGTCACCTTTCAAGTCTAGAAGCACTCGAAGTGTCGGCGGAGTCGTTGCCATCGAATCCTGTTGAGTTTTCTTTCCCGCTAAATTTAAAAGAGTTGGTCCTTGGAGGATTGCATCTGCCCTGGAGTAAAATTTCGGTGATTCAGGAACTACCCGAGCTTGAGGTTCTTATATTACTCGGCGAGTCATTTGTCGGAGAAAGATGGGAGCTGACACCAGGGGGGTTCCCTAAACTCATGTGCTTGAGTTTGGAAAACTTGGATGTTGTCAAATGGGAGGACGCAACAGGCGGTGATGATGTTTTCCCGTATCTTCGGAAGTTAAGGTTGATTGGGGTTTTGGAATTGAAAGAGGTCCCTTCCTGTTTAGGGCAGAGTGCATCTCTTGAGGAGATTGAAGTGCGCGACTGTAATGACTCTCTTAAGGAGTCGGTACGCAAAATTGGGAAAGAGCAGGAGGACATGGGAATTGAGGATCTGAAGATCATTATCGACTAG